The sequence GTACTTCTCGAGCAGCAGGTCAGGCTTCCCCGACTCGCCGAAGACGTCCGGCATCCCCACGCGCTCGACCGGCACCGGGCAGCCGTCCGCGAGGGCCTCCAGGACCGCGCCTCCCAGCCCGCCGACGATGCTGTGTTCCTCGGCCGTCACCGCGCATCCGGTCTTCAGGGCGGAGGTCAGCACGGTCTCCGCGTCGAGCGGCTTGATCGTCGAGACGTTGACCACCTCGGCGGATATCCCTTCGGCCGCGAGCGTCTCGGCGGCGTCCAGGGCGACCGCGGTCATCATGCCGCACGCGAAGATCGAGACGTCGCCGCCCGGGCGCATCACGACGGCCTTGCCGATCTCGAAATCGTAGTCCTCGCTGAAGATGACGGGTATCTCGGCCCGCCCGAGCCGGATGTAGACCGGACCCTTGAACTCCGCCGCCGCGAAGACGGCCTTCTTCGTCTCGACGCCGTCGGCAGGGACGATCACCGTCATGTTCGGCAGGGCGCGCATCAGGGCGATGTCCTCGTTCGCCTGGTGGGACGCTCCGTCCTCGCCGACGGTGATCCCCGCGTGCGTCGGGACGATCTTGACGTTCAGCTCCGGGTAGCAGATCGAGACGCGGACCTGCTCCCAGGCGCGCCCGCTCGCGAACACGGCGAACGTGCTGACGAACGGGATCTTGCCGCACGTTGACATGCCCGCCGCCGTGCTCATCATGTTCGCCTCGGCGATGCCGAAGTTGAAGTGCCGGCCGGGAAACTCCTTCTTGAAGACGTTGGTCTTGGTGGACTTGGACAGGTCGGCGTCGCATGCGACGACGTTCGGGTTCGTCCTGCCGAGTTCGGCAAGCGCGCTGCCGTATGCGTCTCTTGTTGCGATCTTATCAGCCATCGGTGTTCTCCATTCTGAATGCGTTCGGGAGCAGCTCGTCGAGCGTGTGTGTCTCCACTCCCTCGTCTGAAACCAGATAGATGCAAAGC comes from Armatimonadota bacterium and encodes:
- a CDS encoding transketolase family protein, with amino-acid sequence MADKIATRDAYGSALAELGRTNPNVVACDADLSKSTKTNVFKKEFPGRHFNFGIAEANMMSTAAGMSTCGKIPFVSTFAVFASGRAWEQVRVSICYPELNVKIVPTHAGITVGEDGASHQANEDIALMRALPNMTVIVPADGVETKKAVFAAAEFKGPVYIRLGRAEIPVIFSEDYDFEIGKAVVMRPGGDVSIFACGMMTAVALDAAETLAAEGISAEVVNVSTIKPLDAETVLTSALKTGCAVTAEEHSIVGGLGGAVLEALADGCPVPVERVGMPDVFGESGKPDLLLEKYGMTAEDIVDAARLAVERKQELK